The following is a genomic window from Desulforhopalus sp..
TGTGACGATCTCCCTTTTCAAAAACGTCATCCATCCAAGGATTCGCATCCCGACGTATACCCTGACCATCGCTACCTGGGTCACGGTCATCGACCTTGTACTTGCAGCCTACCTGCCGGATGCCTACGCGAAAATGGGTATCTTCGTCAAGCTTATCGTGGCCTTTGCCATAATCACCATGCGTCTTGAAATGTTTGCCTGTAAGGAACCGGTGAAGGATTCTTTTTGGGACGGCATGGGCATGGGGCTCGGTTTTATGATCGGCATGATGGTTATCGGTTTTGTTCGCGAGATACTCGGTTCGGGGGCAATATTGGGCATCGATGTTCTTGGCTTCAAGCCCCTGCTTTTCTTTATTCTTCCAAGCGCTGGTTTCTTTGTGGTTGGTTTGATGATGGCCTTTTTCAACTGGATAGAAGTGTATTACAAACGCTCAAAAGGGTTAAAATGATGAGGCTGACAAAGAGTAAATATTTCGTACTGGCGGCGCTGATCTTCTGGTTCGCTCCCCTGTTGGCACAGGCGGAGGGATTTATAGTCAGTCAAACATTTTCAGCAAAAAACCAAATTACCGTTAATTTTGCTGGTACGGTCGATAAAAATATCGCTGAGACCATTGGTAACTACACGATATTTGAAGAACCTGATCCAGACATCCTTTTAGATTTGCAATCGGCAGTTCTTGGGCAAGACGGCAAAAGCGTAACCTTGCAGTTTAAGGCACCGCTCAATTCGGTGAAGACCCATGTGGTAACCGTAAAAGGCTTACCAGGAACCGATAAGACGACCATCCGGGTGAGCAAATCGTATCTTGGGTATCTTTTTGGCATTTTTATCTCAGCGCTGCTGATCAATAACTTTGTTTTTACCAAATATCTTGGTCTTTGCGTGTTTTTCGGCACTTCCAAGAAGAAGAGTACCGCCAAGGGAATGGGGGTCGTTTTTACCATTGTTATGGTTGTTTCGGCCCTGATGAGCTGGTTCTTCTTCAATTATATCTTGACCCCCTTCAACCTGAATTTCCTGCAGATTGTCGTATTTATCGGCCTGGTTTCCCTGACCGTCCAGGCCGTTGACACCGTACTCCGGAAGGTTAATCCGGTACTCTTCAATTCCTTTGGGGTGTACTTGGTTCTGGTCATTGCCAACTGTGTCATTATTGCGGTGCCTCTGATACTCGCCAATAATAATTACAACATTTTTGAGACCTTCATGTTGGCGTTGGGAGCTGGCGGCGGTTTCTTGTTAGCTCTGTATTTGATGAGTTCAGTGAGCGAACGCTTGCAGCTCGCAAAGATACCACCAAGCTTTAAGGGATTGCCCATTGCCTTTATCGTTGCCGGACAATTCGCCATGGCTTTCCTTGGGTTTTCGGGATTGCAAATTTTTTAGGGGCTGACAACGAAACAATTCGGCACATTGTTTTGATTTCGCTGCTCCTCGCGGGAAGGAGTTTTTTCTCCGGTTATCGATGCCTTAACTTGGTATTTTATTTGTTTAACCAGATTACGTTTGAGAGTAACAAAATATGGATCCGGAATTAATCAAATTGGCGTTAGGGGGCTTGGTTTTGCTCGGCTGCATAGGCTTATTCTTTGGAATCGGCCTGGCTATTGCCGCCCACAAATTCGCAGTGGAGGTTAATCCGCTTATTGAGCATGTGGTCGAGTCACTGCCTCTCGCCCAATGCGGAGGGTGCGGATATCCGGGATGTGAAGGGTATGCCATTGCTGTTGTCACTGATCCTGACGTTCCACCTAATCTTTGTTTTCCTGGTAAGGAGAAAGTAGCCAATCGGGTAGCCGAGCTCACTGGCAAGAAGATGGCGGCGGTTGAGGATCAGATTGCCGTGGTGCGGTGTTCAAGGGTCGAAGGAAGGGTCAGCCATAAGCATGAGTATTACGGCTTTGCTTCCTGCACTGCTGCAAACCTCAGCTTCGGCGGGCCATCGGCTTGCCAATACGCGTGCATCGGCTTAGGTGAATGTGCTGCCGCGTGTCCCTTTGACGCCATCGACATGGTGGAAAACTTCCCGATCATCAACCCCGATAAATGTGTGAGCTGTGGGGTTTGCGTGCGGACCTGTCCGAAGGCGATTATCGAAATTCAGACCCTCAAGGCGAGGGTCTTTGTTCCTTGTTCGACAAAAGATCTTGGAAAAAATGTTAAAGCGGTTTGTCAGGTGGGATGTATCGGCTGCAAGATGTGTGTCAAGGCCTGCCCGGCTGGTGCGGTCACTTACGAAAACAATCTTACCAAGATCGACCATAAAGCCTGTATTGCATATGGTCCATCATGTGAAACTGCCTGCGTGACTAAGTGCCCGCGAGAGATTTTCCGGCATTACCAGGGCCGTCAGGTGATTGCCCGCAGTGGTGTCGACGGCCTGAAGATGGCTGGGTGAGAAATAATACCAAGGTGTACTCCTATTGAATAAGGCAACGTAATCATAAGGCCAAAAGGGCTGGGTGCATTACGGCTCCTAACAATTAATGATTGGAAATTGATATGAAAACTCCAGAAACTGCCTTCGATCAAAAAAGAAGATCCTTTTTAAAGCTCTCCGGCCTCTTAGGGCTTGGAGCCGCGTCGGCCGCCCTTCTCCCGGCTGAGAAGGCGGAGGCCTTTCTTTTTGGCAAAAAGGAATTCAAGGTTACCAAAACAAAATTGGCAATGGGCACCTTTGTGGCCATTACCGCCATTCACTCGTCCCGCGACGAAGCAGAGCAGGCCATCGGCCTAGCGTTCGAGGAAATAGACCGGCTGAACAACATGTTGACCCATTTTGACAAAAGTTCTCCGGTTGGGTCTTTTAATGCCAGCGGCAAGATTGAAGCTGTTCCCGGTGAAATGCAGGAATTAATTGCCCGTTCACTGTACCTTAACCGGGAAACCGGTGGAGCCTTTGATATTACCGTCCTCCCGATCATCGATCTCTACAAGACAAGCTTTGCGAGCAATACAACGCCGACTGATGCGGAGATTGATACTGCCCTCAAGAACGTAGGTATTGAGAATCTGCATGTTCAGGGTGGTGGCCTCGTTTTCGGGAAAAGCGACATGGCCATCACCCTTGATGGTATTGCCAAAGGGTACATCGTTGATAAGGCATCGGGAGTGCTCCGTGGGAACGGCGTCACCAATCATCTTATCAATGCCGGCGGTGATATCCGGGTCAGCGGTCTTGCCGCCCAGGGAAAGGACTGGACAGTTGCCATACAGGATCCAGCTAAACGGCGAGAATTTCCGGATGTCATCACCATGCGCGATGGGGCGATTGCCACCTCGGGGAGCTACGAGATCTATTATGACAAGGAAATGATGTTTCATCATATCGTTGATGGGCGCACCGGCCATTCTCCGAACCTGTCCAGCAGTGTGACGATTATGGCACCGACCTGTATGGATGCCGATGCTTTGGCCACGGCTGTATTCGTAATGGAACCTGTTGCCGGTGTCGAATTTATCAACCGCCGGCCCGATTATCAGTGCTTCATCATCGGCAAGGAGGGGGATATTTCTCGCTCAAAAGGGTGGCACGTTTAAAGCTAAGTTGAGCAGCTTGTCTGCTCAAACGAAACTTATGCCCTTGCGGTATAGGACAACAGAGCAGTTCATCCTGTTTTACCAAACAAACGGAGAGAAATTCTTACGGGAATTTGCTCTCCGTTTGCTTTTCAGGGTATCCTGATGACAGGCGATTCATCAAGAATACCTCGGAGAAGACAACCACTGACGGGTTTTGGGAAAATACCTTGTAGGAGAAGGGATGAACATTCGCAGAAACATAATCATCTTTAATGTGCTTTGGGCCCTTCTCATAGCTGCATCCCTGGCCTGGATGGTACATAAGGCCCGCGATGAACAGCAACGTATCGCCCTAATTTCCGCCCGATCGATATTTAAGCAAATAATTATTGCCAGGAGATGGAATTCCTCCCACGGAGGTGTTTATGCCTCCGTAACAGAGAGGAATCAACCTAATCCGTATCTTGAGGATCCCCGTCGCGATCTCCGATTTGATGAAAATCTCCTGCTCACTAAAATCAATCCGGCCTACATGACCAGGCAGATGAGCGAGATAGCCATGCGGGAAGATGGCGTTCAATTCCACATCACCAGTCTGAAACCGCTTCGCCCGGAAAATGCCCCTAGCCCGATAGAGGAACAATTCCTTCAGAACTTTGATAAGGGTAAAAAAGAAGAGCATGCTTTTCTTGAGGAGGACGGCCGGTCGGTCATTAAATATATGGCGCCCTTGCAAACCGAAAAATCGTGTCTCGCGTGTCACCAGAAGCAGGGATATAAAGAGGGTGATGTTCGTGGCGGAATAAGCGTATCTCTACCATTTTCCATGAATATTGCCCTTGAAGCAATGGCTTTGCCGCACCTCCTGATATGGGCAATTGGTATGCTCGGGATGAATTTTCTTGGCTTCCAATTGGATCGATCCTACAACGTGATCAGGCGCCAGGCGGTTATGGATGCCCTTACCGGGATTCCCAACAGGCGCAGTTTTTCTGAAAGAATTCTGGCGGAATTCGCAATCTGCCGCAAAGGTGATGCCGAACTTTCTGTGATCATGTGTGATATTGATGATTTTAAAAAGTTCAATGACTATTATGGCCACATCGCTGGAGATGAATGTTTACGAAGGGTAGCGAAAGGTATTCAGGAGTCCTTGAAAAGGCCGGTTGATTTCTGTGCTCGCTATGGCGGGGAGGAGTTTGTGGTTGTCCTCCCCAACAGCACGCTGAAAGGTGCGGTGACCGTTGCCGAGAGGATCCGGCACCGTATCGAAGAGCTGCAGATCGGGCACCTAGGTTCAACTACGGGGGGTATTGTTACACTTAGTCTGGGCATTGCTACCAGCAGGATTGTAGGTGCACTTTCATATGAGAAACTCATTAAGTGCGCGGATCAAGCTTTGTATATTGCCAAAAAGCGGGGGCGCAATCGGGTGCATCAGTATATTGAAGGGGATGAAAATGTGCTTTGATTTCAATTCTTCATGAAGAGGTAACCGGGGCAGCTTCGCTGAGTTGAGCAGCTAATCTGCGCAAACGAAACGTCTGTCCTTGCGGTGTACGAAACTTATCTGCTGAGTGTCTCAAGATTCGCGGCCATTGCTGCGTTGCCAAGGGTCACAAAAGAAGCGTGCAGTGAGCGGAGAAGTTCACGAAATACAGCGTTTTTCGGCCTGGGGGATAACAACTGGACCTCAATGGTCTTGATATCAATAATGATTTCTTCCAGTTGTTGATATTCGGGCTTCATTTCGTAAAGGTTGGCCTTGATATCGTCAAGGAGGTGTTTGAGTAATTGGCAATCAGTTGTGCTGGCGATAGAGTCCTTGCTGAGCTGCTGTCCAATGTTTGCAGAATATGCGGCCGGTTGAGAAACACCAAGAGTTTCCATGCCTTCGTGGGTGATACTAATACCCCCGGCGAGGGTACGCAGTTCCACTAATCCTGCAACCATTAGCTCCTCTGCGAGCGCTCCCGCCTCCACTTTCGCAAGGCCCATCGCTGTGCCGACTTCATACATTGACACCTGCGTTTCGGTGTTTCCTGATGTCATCTGGTGTAAAAATTCTAGAAAAAGCTTGGTGTTATGATTTTCAAGACCCATTGTGACTTATGACTCCGTGCAAGATTTGGCAGGGGAACTCCAGCTATACCATTGGGCCGGATTCAAAAAAGTAAAGGCACCTATCGAGGATAGGCTTCTGTCGGTCTATCATTTCAGGCGCACCCGCCTTCGCCAGCCAGCCAGTGCCGAAAGGCGTCCTCTGATATGCCATTGTCAGTAACGATGCCGATATTGTAAAAGGGATCGCCATTCTTCAAGAACGTGGACCATTTGTCTTGAAACCGAGCTTTTTCATCCTGCAGGGCTGCCAATGGCCAAAGTTGGCGGCGAGCGATGCCGTCCTGGGCCATGGTCGCCTTACAATAGGGGGTGTACATATGTATTTTGCCCTGTTCAATCAGCCGGTAGGAAATATCGGTAAAGGCAAAAATAAAGGGGAAATCAGCGGAATCGCAGGGTGTCATTGCCTTTAGCAACTGACTGCGGATGAGACAAAGATCGCCACTGACTCCAATCGCTTCCTGGGGACAATGCAGGCCGTTCATGAGTTGTGAACTGCCGGTGAGAAAGTGGTGAAAGTAAAAAGGTGAGGTTCTGCTGCAATCGGGAATAGGGCTGGCGATGTCTTCATACCCTTCGGGGTAATCTACCCTGCCTGAGACAAGACCTACATCCGCCAATTGCCCGTATTCGAGGAGGGCGGTAAGCCACTCTTCACTAAAATTTTCTAAGCTACCACTTGCGAAGGTGACAAATTCGCCTTGGATGTCGGGGAGAAGGGACGGCCAGTGCACGGCTAGGTTGAGGTCGCCCGCGACTATTCGGCAGACGGTGGCGATCCCTGTCTTTTCGCCAAAGGTGGTGGCAATTGCCGCGCATTCCCGGTTGGTCGCGAGTATGAGCAGTTGGTGAACCGCATACCCGGCTCGGGCCAAAAGGCCAGTCAGCCACGGCAACATAAGGCTTGGTGCGCGCTCCCAACTAATCACCACCGACACTAAATGGTCTTTTTTGACGGATCTCTTGGCGCGGTAGAAGAATTTCCAGTCGGTAAAGAGTGCATCTCCAGGAAGGCAACGGCGGGCCATGGCCTTGGCGACAGCCCTTCGTCCGGCCTCGTCGGCGTAGTGCTTTTGGTCATGATTGATACTGGTTGAAGAGGCAGAGGCACGCCAGTGATAGAGAATTTTCGGTATGTGGAGAACTGCATCGGCTTTTTCCGAGAGCTTGAGGAAGAGGTCAAGATCCTGGGCGCCGTTGAGATCCGTGTCGCAACCCCCGACATCATCAAACAGCTCTTTTTGAGCCACTACCAAATGGGTGACATAATTGTGGCAGAGCAGCAGTTCGCTATTGAAGCCTGGTTTACGGAAGATGCTGAATTGCCGGCCGTCGGCGCCAATGAGGTCTTCATCGCTATAATACAGTTTGGCAGGGTCGGTGCTGATACGTTGGGCAATGGTTTCCAGGGCGTCTAATGCAAGCTCGTCGTCGTTGTCAAGAAAGGCGAGATAGCTCCCCTCAGCAAGTCTTGCGGCAGTGTTGGTCGCTAGAGATATCCCCCTATTTTCGGGAAGAAAAGTTACCTTAATTCTGGGGTTGGCGGCGGCCCAGTCCATTAGCAGTGGACGGACCTTCGGGGCAGTGCTGCAGTCGTCGGCAAGACACAGCTGCCAATGGGGATAGGATTGATAAAGCACGGAGCGGATACAGTTATTAAGATGGGCGGCTTCAACGTTATATACTGGGACTATGACGGAGATCAGCGGTTTTTCGGCGCAGTCAAAAATCTGCCGATTCGGATACAGGCCTTCCCTCAGACCGCTTTCGAGAAAATGCTTGAGGGGCGGCGGGGCATCACCCAGCTCGCTGAGATAGGTCTCTTTGTAGAAGGCCGGATCAAACCAGGCGCAGGGGCGCCGGTTATCATGCCCTTGGTTTCGCAGATAATGGGCAAAGGGGTCGTCGTTCTCCACCGGGCCATAGGTTCTGAGATAAAATGCGGCGTCAAATACCGGAGAAGGACTCTTAAATTCGCGGCATCCGAACATGCAATAATGGCTGATCGGGTCAAGGCCCATGTCGCGGAGCACGGGAGTTTTGTCGAGGTAAAAGGCAGTGTCGAAATAGGCGCTTGGCTGGCGGTTTTCGCCTCGACCGACCTTTAAAAAGTGGATGTAGGCCGCGACCGGATCGCTGAGAAGATGGGCAGCATCCGGATATTTCAGACAATAAAAGTGTGGATCGAAGTAGGGAGATGGCGAGCTTTGTTGCATTCCCGGCAGTTCACCTTGAAGGAAGCGGGAAAAGAGGTCAGGTTGAGACGCATCATCATCGCCAGATTGCCGGCCCAGGTATTCTGGATCAAAAAGGGGATTGGGACGGAGTCCTTGATATCTGCCGATTGTGAGATAATGGAGCAAGGGGTTGCTTTGCCCCTGGTCAAGAGAA
Proteins encoded in this region:
- a CDS encoding Fe-S cluster domain-containing protein, with the protein product MDPELIKLALGGLVLLGCIGLFFGIGLAIAAHKFAVEVNPLIEHVVESLPLAQCGGCGYPGCEGYAIAVVTDPDVPPNLCFPGKEKVANRVAELTGKKMAAVEDQIAVVRCSRVEGRVSHKHEYYGFASCTAANLSFGGPSACQYACIGLGECAAACPFDAIDMVENFPIINPDKCVSCGVCVRTCPKAIIEIQTLKARVFVPCSTKDLGKNVKAVCQVGCIGCKMCVKACPAGAVTYENNLTKIDHKACIAYGPSCETACVTKCPREIFRHYQGRQVIARSGVDGLKMAG
- a CDS encoding NADH-quinone reductase; translation: MMRLTKSKYFVLAALIFWFAPLLAQAEGFIVSQTFSAKNQITVNFAGTVDKNIAETIGNYTIFEEPDPDILLDLQSAVLGQDGKSVTLQFKAPLNSVKTHVVTVKGLPGTDKTTIRVSKSYLGYLFGIFISALLINNFVFTKYLGLCVFFGTSKKKSTAKGMGVVFTIVMVVSALMSWFFFNYILTPFNLNFLQIVVFIGLVSLTVQAVDTVLRKVNPVLFNSFGVYLVLVIANCVIIAVPLILANNNYNIFETFMLALGAGGGFLLALYLMSSVSERLQLAKIPPSFKGLPIAFIVAGQFAMAFLGFSGLQIF
- a CDS encoding diguanylate cyclase, translating into MNIRRNIIIFNVLWALLIAASLAWMVHKARDEQQRIALISARSIFKQIIIARRWNSSHGGVYASVTERNQPNPYLEDPRRDLRFDENLLLTKINPAYMTRQMSEIAMREDGVQFHITSLKPLRPENAPSPIEEQFLQNFDKGKKEEHAFLEEDGRSVIKYMAPLQTEKSCLACHQKQGYKEGDVRGGISVSLPFSMNIALEAMALPHLLIWAIGMLGMNFLGFQLDRSYNVIRRQAVMDALTGIPNRRSFSERILAEFAICRKGDAELSVIMCDIDDFKKFNDYYGHIAGDECLRRVAKGIQESLKRPVDFCARYGGEEFVVVLPNSTLKGAVTVAERIRHRIEELQIGHLGSTTGGIVTLSLGIATSRIVGALSYEKLIKCADQALYIAKKRGRNRVHQYIEGDENVL
- a CDS encoding FAD:protein FMN transferase — protein: MKTPETAFDQKRRSFLKLSGLLGLGAASAALLPAEKAEAFLFGKKEFKVTKTKLAMGTFVAITAIHSSRDEAEQAIGLAFEEIDRLNNMLTHFDKSSPVGSFNASGKIEAVPGEMQELIARSLYLNRETGGAFDITVLPIIDLYKTSFASNTTPTDAEIDTALKNVGIENLHVQGGGLVFGKSDMAITLDGIAKGYIVDKASGVLRGNGVTNHLINAGGDIRVSGLAAQGKDWTVAIQDPAKRREFPDVITMRDGAIATSGSYEIYYDKEMMFHHIVDGRTGHSPNLSSSVTIMAPTCMDADALATAVFVMEPVAGVEFINRRPDYQCFIIGKEGDISRSKGWHV
- a CDS encoding glycosyltransferase, translated to MAINFRHILTTIWYRLTSPQYRLLLRSGLFDPDFYLENNPDVAASGAEPLAHYLTRGFAELRQPGPLFDARYYIHQVPSLDQGQSNPLLHYLTIGRYQGLRPNPLFDPEYLGRQSGDDDASQPDLFSRFLQGELPGMQQSSPSPYFDPHFYCLKYPDAAHLLSDPVAAYIHFLKVGRGENRQPSAYFDTAFYLDKTPVLRDMGLDPISHYCMFGCREFKSPSPVFDAAFYLRTYGPVENDDPFAHYLRNQGHDNRRPCAWFDPAFYKETYLSELGDAPPPLKHFLESGLREGLYPNRQIFDCAEKPLISVIVPVYNVEAAHLNNCIRSVLYQSYPHWQLCLADDCSTAPKVRPLLMDWAAANPRIKVTFLPENRGISLATNTAARLAEGSYLAFLDNDDELALDALETIAQRISTDPAKLYYSDEDLIGADGRQFSIFRKPGFNSELLLCHNYVTHLVVAQKELFDDVGGCDTDLNGAQDLDLFLKLSEKADAVLHIPKILYHWRASASSTSINHDQKHYADEAGRRAVAKAMARRCLPGDALFTDWKFFYRAKRSVKKDHLVSVVISWERAPSLMLPWLTGLLARAGYAVHQLLILATNRECAAIATTFGEKTGIATVCRIVAGDLNLAVHWPSLLPDIQGEFVTFASGSLENFSEEWLTALLEYGQLADVGLVSGRVDYPEGYEDIASPIPDCSRTSPFYFHHFLTGSSQLMNGLHCPQEAIGVSGDLCLIRSQLLKAMTPCDSADFPFIFAFTDISYRLIEQGKIHMYTPYCKATMAQDGIARRQLWPLAALQDEKARFQDKWSTFLKNGDPFYNIGIVTDNGISEDAFRHWLAGEGGCA
- a CDS encoding electron transport complex subunit E, coding for MANDKTSMQLITRGILSENPIFKLALSMCPAVGISTTVMNGFMLGIAVLFVQVFSSVTISLFKNVIHPRIRIPTYTLTIATWVTVIDLVLAAYLPDAYAKMGIFVKLIVAFAIITMRLEMFACKEPVKDSFWDGMGMGLGFMIGMMVIGFVREILGSGAILGIDVLGFKPLLFFILPSAGFFVVGLMMAFFNWIEVYYKRSKGLK